One Temnothorax longispinosus isolate EJ_2023e chromosome 8, Tlon_JGU_v1, whole genome shotgun sequence genomic region harbors:
- the LOC139818121 gene encoding uncharacterized protein isoform X1: MLPESNFPVTGGTMQTEEVVPRTQSIGIDSGLTDGAGLQHHLHHSAHLRCPLSPLIHMAVKQEPQEEEERSHDVGTLSPQVDVGNVAGSVDSKHGQQVGNQIQGLEENPVLTAPDSSNRGRTSRGRRKSRWKLKFHHQALPPEYLDHYEASLAQENLNSSPPRIIEPAASSPAPTNSTSTPSPVADVHGWLQRIAAMQQELCPQIAPPQCPTTLGHNQVTGTRRSVITSVSSQTYPNHHIQQTQSQTSSRPPMKYSDLPYMGEITLDNSKPRRGRKPKKADICHLIYKNYGTILPGTPGHEERKLSPRDKQDHRDRVSPQVPFQRTDVQNRISSLLEKRLTQETRRSFALSENSREQDEPLNLCIRDLNQLKIRLLRKHGNVYESGQVKSETSSDGEEVECLGTNFLSEPVNYSEAVGHRSNNSFVNHNNNVIDPMVGHNNSGFVYWPNAGVFIHPMALQSQLLYYQKVAQGDKCPPPTTDQPPREQKIVPKSIYSMMETKNAAQVSPISTAQAIPVSTATSTSPRPKRNAPLGQQQSQPTKRKRSAIFIPPMPTENNNNPATEVSICKFKFTGGAKPSLQEKKSLSVDSGGNFRYYSGTGDKSMRGYEFFPREALQQPACQSGSTSAAGAFLNAAGERIQSPMACQRSPTGQDDGRRKRKTRKSLQREKLEQTFKEKGFLIQTQQLESAEGATYCKFRQLRKFTRYLFRSWKDYLPGNVRELSGCGSGAPVAIDSDVADVEVDGDAALVPSPLPRNNLLDVPNSFVEEDHRTLPLT, encoded by the exons ATGTTGCCAGAAAGCAACTTTCCCGTCACAG GGGGCACTATGCAGACCGAGGAAGTCGTGCCGCGTACACAGTCTATTGGCATAGACAGTGGTCTCACCGACGGCGCTGGTTTGCAGCATCATTTGCATCATTCGGCACATTTACGTTGCCCGCTATCACCTCTAATCCACATGGCCGTCAAGCAGGAGCCTCAGGAGGAAGAAGAGCGAAGTCACGATGTTGGCACATTGAG CCCGCAAGTGGACGTAGGCAACGTGGCGGGTTCGGTGGACAGCAAGCATGGACAACAAGTTGGTAATCAAATTCAAGGATTGGAGGAAAATCCAGTACTAACTGCTCCGGATTCTAGCAACCGAGGACGAACCAG TCGTGGCCGCAGGAAATCACGATGGAAGCTCAAATTCCATCATCAAGCATTACCACCGGAATATTTGGATCACTACGAAGCATCCCTAGCCCAGGAAAATCTGAATTCGTCGCCGCCGCGCATCATCGAGCCAGCAGCATCCAGTCCAGCACCGACAAACTCGACGTCTACCCCAAGTCCCGTCGCTGACGTTCATGGCTGGCTGCAACGAATCGCGGCGATGCAACAGGAGCTCTGTCCACAGATCGCCCCGCCTCAATGCCCAACGACCCTTGGCCATAATCAAGTCACCGGTACTAGAAGATCCGTCATCACGTCTGTATCTTCGCAGACTTATCCTAATCATCATATCCAGCAGACACAGTCGCAGACATCTAGCAGGCCCCCCATGAAATATTCCGATCTGCCATACATGGGTGAAATCACTCTGGACAACAGTAAACCTAGACGTGGCCGGAAACCGAAGAAGGCCGACATATGTCATTTGATCTACAAGAATTATGGCACGATATTACCGGGCACGCCTGGTCACGAGGAGAGGAAACTGTCGCCTCGGGATAAGCAGGATCATCGGGACCGTGTGTCACCTCAAGTACCTTTCCAAAGGACTGATGTTCAGAACAGAATCAGCAGTTTATTGGAAAAACGGCTGACTCAGGAGACCCGGCGAAGCTTTGCCTTATCTGAGAATTCGCGGGAGCAGGACGAGCCATTGAATCTCTGCATCAGGGATCTCAATCAGCTGAAAATTCGACTATTGCGGAAACACGGGAACGTGTACGAGTCTGGTCAGGTGAAGAGCGAAACGTCTAGCGACGGTGAAGAAGTAGAATGTCTGGGAACGAACTTTTTGTCGGAACCAGTGAATTACTCGGAAGCAGTTGGTCACCGGTCAAATAACAGTTTCGtcaatcataataataatgtgatcGATCCTATGGTCGGTCACAACAACTCTGGCTTCGTGTACTGGCCGAATGCTGGCGTGTTTATTCACCCAATGGCGTTGCAATCCCAGTTGCTATATTATCAAAAAGTCGCCCAAGGTGACAAGTGCCCACCGCCGACAACGGATCAACCACCGAGAGAGCAAAAGATCGTGCCCAAATCGATATACTCAATGATGGAGACAAAGAATGCGGCCCAAGTGTCGCCGATATCTACAGCTCAAGCGATACCAGTGTCGACTGCTACGTCCACTTCGCCAAGACCGAAGAGGAATGCGCCCCTAGGCCAGCAGCAAAGTCAACCAACCAAACGGAAACGCTCCGCCATATTTATACCGCCGATGCCAaccgaaaataataataatccgGCGACAGAAGTGAGCATATGTAAGTTCAAATTTACCGGTGGCGCCAAGCCCAGTTTACAAGAGAAGAAGAGCCTCTCTGTGGACTCAGGTGGTAATTTTCGCTATTACAGCGGTACCGGTGATAAGAGCATGCGCGGTTACGAGTTCTTTCCTAGAGAAGCTCTCCAGCAACCGGCGTGTCAATCTGGTAGCACTTCCGCCGCCGGGGCCTTTCTGAATGCCGCCGGTGAAAGGATTCAATCGCCGATGGCGTGTCAGAGAAGTCCGACCGGCCAGGATGACGGCCggcgaaagagaaaaaccAGAAAATCACTGCAGCGCGAAAAGTTGGAGCAGACTTTCAAGGAAAAGGGTTTCCTCATTCAGACGCAACAGTTAGAATCTGCGGAGGGTGCTACCTATTGCAAGTTCCGGCAGCTCAGAAAATTCACCAGATATCTGTTCAGAAGCTGGAAAGACTATTTGCCCGGTAACGTACGCGAATTGAGCGGCTGTGGCAGTGGTGCTCCCGTTGCGATAGATAGCGACGTGGCTGATGTTGAAGTCGATGGTGACGCCGCTCTCGTTCCCTCGCCGCTTCCTCGCAACAATTTGTTAGACGTGCCGAACAGCTTCGTGGAGGAGGATCATCGGACTTTACCTCTCACGTGA
- the LOC139818121 gene encoding uncharacterized protein isoform X2, which yields MSRRNGRGTMQTEEVVPRTQSIGIDSGLTDGAGLQHHLHHSAHLRCPLSPLIHMAVKQEPQEEEERSHDVGTLSPQVDVGNVAGSVDSKHGQQVGNQIQGLEENPVLTAPDSSNRGRTSRGRRKSRWKLKFHHQALPPEYLDHYEASLAQENLNSSPPRIIEPAASSPAPTNSTSTPSPVADVHGWLQRIAAMQQELCPQIAPPQCPTTLGHNQVTGTRRSVITSVSSQTYPNHHIQQTQSQTSSRPPMKYSDLPYMGEITLDNSKPRRGRKPKKADICHLIYKNYGTILPGTPGHEERKLSPRDKQDHRDRVSPQVPFQRTDVQNRISSLLEKRLTQETRRSFALSENSREQDEPLNLCIRDLNQLKIRLLRKHGNVYESGQVKSETSSDGEEVECLGTNFLSEPVNYSEAVGHRSNNSFVNHNNNVIDPMVGHNNSGFVYWPNAGVFIHPMALQSQLLYYQKVAQGDKCPPPTTDQPPREQKIVPKSIYSMMETKNAAQVSPISTAQAIPVSTATSTSPRPKRNAPLGQQQSQPTKRKRSAIFIPPMPTENNNNPATEVSICKFKFTGGAKPSLQEKKSLSVDSGGNFRYYSGTGDKSMRGYEFFPREALQQPACQSGSTSAAGAFLNAAGERIQSPMACQRSPTGQDDGRRKRKTRKSLQREKLEQTFKEKGFLIQTQQLESAEGATYCKFRQLRKFTRYLFRSWKDYLPGNVRELSGCGSGAPVAIDSDVADVEVDGDAALVPSPLPRNNLLDVPNSFVEEDHRTLPLT from the exons ATGTCTCGTCGAAACGGCC GGGGCACTATGCAGACCGAGGAAGTCGTGCCGCGTACACAGTCTATTGGCATAGACAGTGGTCTCACCGACGGCGCTGGTTTGCAGCATCATTTGCATCATTCGGCACATTTACGTTGCCCGCTATCACCTCTAATCCACATGGCCGTCAAGCAGGAGCCTCAGGAGGAAGAAGAGCGAAGTCACGATGTTGGCACATTGAG CCCGCAAGTGGACGTAGGCAACGTGGCGGGTTCGGTGGACAGCAAGCATGGACAACAAGTTGGTAATCAAATTCAAGGATTGGAGGAAAATCCAGTACTAACTGCTCCGGATTCTAGCAACCGAGGACGAACCAG TCGTGGCCGCAGGAAATCACGATGGAAGCTCAAATTCCATCATCAAGCATTACCACCGGAATATTTGGATCACTACGAAGCATCCCTAGCCCAGGAAAATCTGAATTCGTCGCCGCCGCGCATCATCGAGCCAGCAGCATCCAGTCCAGCACCGACAAACTCGACGTCTACCCCAAGTCCCGTCGCTGACGTTCATGGCTGGCTGCAACGAATCGCGGCGATGCAACAGGAGCTCTGTCCACAGATCGCCCCGCCTCAATGCCCAACGACCCTTGGCCATAATCAAGTCACCGGTACTAGAAGATCCGTCATCACGTCTGTATCTTCGCAGACTTATCCTAATCATCATATCCAGCAGACACAGTCGCAGACATCTAGCAGGCCCCCCATGAAATATTCCGATCTGCCATACATGGGTGAAATCACTCTGGACAACAGTAAACCTAGACGTGGCCGGAAACCGAAGAAGGCCGACATATGTCATTTGATCTACAAGAATTATGGCACGATATTACCGGGCACGCCTGGTCACGAGGAGAGGAAACTGTCGCCTCGGGATAAGCAGGATCATCGGGACCGTGTGTCACCTCAAGTACCTTTCCAAAGGACTGATGTTCAGAACAGAATCAGCAGTTTATTGGAAAAACGGCTGACTCAGGAGACCCGGCGAAGCTTTGCCTTATCTGAGAATTCGCGGGAGCAGGACGAGCCATTGAATCTCTGCATCAGGGATCTCAATCAGCTGAAAATTCGACTATTGCGGAAACACGGGAACGTGTACGAGTCTGGTCAGGTGAAGAGCGAAACGTCTAGCGACGGTGAAGAAGTAGAATGTCTGGGAACGAACTTTTTGTCGGAACCAGTGAATTACTCGGAAGCAGTTGGTCACCGGTCAAATAACAGTTTCGtcaatcataataataatgtgatcGATCCTATGGTCGGTCACAACAACTCTGGCTTCGTGTACTGGCCGAATGCTGGCGTGTTTATTCACCCAATGGCGTTGCAATCCCAGTTGCTATATTATCAAAAAGTCGCCCAAGGTGACAAGTGCCCACCGCCGACAACGGATCAACCACCGAGAGAGCAAAAGATCGTGCCCAAATCGATATACTCAATGATGGAGACAAAGAATGCGGCCCAAGTGTCGCCGATATCTACAGCTCAAGCGATACCAGTGTCGACTGCTACGTCCACTTCGCCAAGACCGAAGAGGAATGCGCCCCTAGGCCAGCAGCAAAGTCAACCAACCAAACGGAAACGCTCCGCCATATTTATACCGCCGATGCCAaccgaaaataataataatccgGCGACAGAAGTGAGCATATGTAAGTTCAAATTTACCGGTGGCGCCAAGCCCAGTTTACAAGAGAAGAAGAGCCTCTCTGTGGACTCAGGTGGTAATTTTCGCTATTACAGCGGTACCGGTGATAAGAGCATGCGCGGTTACGAGTTCTTTCCTAGAGAAGCTCTCCAGCAACCGGCGTGTCAATCTGGTAGCACTTCCGCCGCCGGGGCCTTTCTGAATGCCGCCGGTGAAAGGATTCAATCGCCGATGGCGTGTCAGAGAAGTCCGACCGGCCAGGATGACGGCCggcgaaagagaaaaaccAGAAAATCACTGCAGCGCGAAAAGTTGGAGCAGACTTTCAAGGAAAAGGGTTTCCTCATTCAGACGCAACAGTTAGAATCTGCGGAGGGTGCTACCTATTGCAAGTTCCGGCAGCTCAGAAAATTCACCAGATATCTGTTCAGAAGCTGGAAAGACTATTTGCCCGGTAACGTACGCGAATTGAGCGGCTGTGGCAGTGGTGCTCCCGTTGCGATAGATAGCGACGTGGCTGATGTTGAAGTCGATGGTGACGCCGCTCTCGTTCCCTCGCCGCTTCCTCGCAACAATTTGTTAGACGTGCCGAACAGCTTCGTGGAGGAGGATCATCGGACTTTACCTCTCACGTGA
- the LOC139818121 gene encoding uncharacterized protein isoform X3, with protein sequence MQTEEVVPRTQSIGIDSGLTDGAGLQHHLHHSAHLRCPLSPLIHMAVKQEPQEEEERSHDVGTLSPQVDVGNVAGSVDSKHGQQVGNQIQGLEENPVLTAPDSSNRGRTSRGRRKSRWKLKFHHQALPPEYLDHYEASLAQENLNSSPPRIIEPAASSPAPTNSTSTPSPVADVHGWLQRIAAMQQELCPQIAPPQCPTTLGHNQVTGTRRSVITSVSSQTYPNHHIQQTQSQTSSRPPMKYSDLPYMGEITLDNSKPRRGRKPKKADICHLIYKNYGTILPGTPGHEERKLSPRDKQDHRDRVSPQVPFQRTDVQNRISSLLEKRLTQETRRSFALSENSREQDEPLNLCIRDLNQLKIRLLRKHGNVYESGQVKSETSSDGEEVECLGTNFLSEPVNYSEAVGHRSNNSFVNHNNNVIDPMVGHNNSGFVYWPNAGVFIHPMALQSQLLYYQKVAQGDKCPPPTTDQPPREQKIVPKSIYSMMETKNAAQVSPISTAQAIPVSTATSTSPRPKRNAPLGQQQSQPTKRKRSAIFIPPMPTENNNNPATEVSICKFKFTGGAKPSLQEKKSLSVDSGGNFRYYSGTGDKSMRGYEFFPREALQQPACQSGSTSAAGAFLNAAGERIQSPMACQRSPTGQDDGRRKRKTRKSLQREKLEQTFKEKGFLIQTQQLESAEGATYCKFRQLRKFTRYLFRSWKDYLPGNVRELSGCGSGAPVAIDSDVADVEVDGDAALVPSPLPRNNLLDVPNSFVEEDHRTLPLT encoded by the exons ATGCAGACCGAGGAAGTCGTGCCGCGTACACAGTCTATTGGCATAGACAGTGGTCTCACCGACGGCGCTGGTTTGCAGCATCATTTGCATCATTCGGCACATTTACGTTGCCCGCTATCACCTCTAATCCACATGGCCGTCAAGCAGGAGCCTCAGGAGGAAGAAGAGCGAAGTCACGATGTTGGCACATTGAG CCCGCAAGTGGACGTAGGCAACGTGGCGGGTTCGGTGGACAGCAAGCATGGACAACAAGTTGGTAATCAAATTCAAGGATTGGAGGAAAATCCAGTACTAACTGCTCCGGATTCTAGCAACCGAGGACGAACCAG TCGTGGCCGCAGGAAATCACGATGGAAGCTCAAATTCCATCATCAAGCATTACCACCGGAATATTTGGATCACTACGAAGCATCCCTAGCCCAGGAAAATCTGAATTCGTCGCCGCCGCGCATCATCGAGCCAGCAGCATCCAGTCCAGCACCGACAAACTCGACGTCTACCCCAAGTCCCGTCGCTGACGTTCATGGCTGGCTGCAACGAATCGCGGCGATGCAACAGGAGCTCTGTCCACAGATCGCCCCGCCTCAATGCCCAACGACCCTTGGCCATAATCAAGTCACCGGTACTAGAAGATCCGTCATCACGTCTGTATCTTCGCAGACTTATCCTAATCATCATATCCAGCAGACACAGTCGCAGACATCTAGCAGGCCCCCCATGAAATATTCCGATCTGCCATACATGGGTGAAATCACTCTGGACAACAGTAAACCTAGACGTGGCCGGAAACCGAAGAAGGCCGACATATGTCATTTGATCTACAAGAATTATGGCACGATATTACCGGGCACGCCTGGTCACGAGGAGAGGAAACTGTCGCCTCGGGATAAGCAGGATCATCGGGACCGTGTGTCACCTCAAGTACCTTTCCAAAGGACTGATGTTCAGAACAGAATCAGCAGTTTATTGGAAAAACGGCTGACTCAGGAGACCCGGCGAAGCTTTGCCTTATCTGAGAATTCGCGGGAGCAGGACGAGCCATTGAATCTCTGCATCAGGGATCTCAATCAGCTGAAAATTCGACTATTGCGGAAACACGGGAACGTGTACGAGTCTGGTCAGGTGAAGAGCGAAACGTCTAGCGACGGTGAAGAAGTAGAATGTCTGGGAACGAACTTTTTGTCGGAACCAGTGAATTACTCGGAAGCAGTTGGTCACCGGTCAAATAACAGTTTCGtcaatcataataataatgtgatcGATCCTATGGTCGGTCACAACAACTCTGGCTTCGTGTACTGGCCGAATGCTGGCGTGTTTATTCACCCAATGGCGTTGCAATCCCAGTTGCTATATTATCAAAAAGTCGCCCAAGGTGACAAGTGCCCACCGCCGACAACGGATCAACCACCGAGAGAGCAAAAGATCGTGCCCAAATCGATATACTCAATGATGGAGACAAAGAATGCGGCCCAAGTGTCGCCGATATCTACAGCTCAAGCGATACCAGTGTCGACTGCTACGTCCACTTCGCCAAGACCGAAGAGGAATGCGCCCCTAGGCCAGCAGCAAAGTCAACCAACCAAACGGAAACGCTCCGCCATATTTATACCGCCGATGCCAaccgaaaataataataatccgGCGACAGAAGTGAGCATATGTAAGTTCAAATTTACCGGTGGCGCCAAGCCCAGTTTACAAGAGAAGAAGAGCCTCTCTGTGGACTCAGGTGGTAATTTTCGCTATTACAGCGGTACCGGTGATAAGAGCATGCGCGGTTACGAGTTCTTTCCTAGAGAAGCTCTCCAGCAACCGGCGTGTCAATCTGGTAGCACTTCCGCCGCCGGGGCCTTTCTGAATGCCGCCGGTGAAAGGATTCAATCGCCGATGGCGTGTCAGAGAAGTCCGACCGGCCAGGATGACGGCCggcgaaagagaaaaaccAGAAAATCACTGCAGCGCGAAAAGTTGGAGCAGACTTTCAAGGAAAAGGGTTTCCTCATTCAGACGCAACAGTTAGAATCTGCGGAGGGTGCTACCTATTGCAAGTTCCGGCAGCTCAGAAAATTCACCAGATATCTGTTCAGAAGCTGGAAAGACTATTTGCCCGGTAACGTACGCGAATTGAGCGGCTGTGGCAGTGGTGCTCCCGTTGCGATAGATAGCGACGTGGCTGATGTTGAAGTCGATGGTGACGCCGCTCTCGTTCCCTCGCCGCTTCCTCGCAACAATTTGTTAGACGTGCCGAACAGCTTCGTGGAGGAGGATCATCGGACTTTACCTCTCACGTGA